In Pseudophryne corroboree isolate aPseCor3 chromosome 7, aPseCor3.hap2, whole genome shotgun sequence, a single window of DNA contains:
- the LOC134944342 gene encoding taste receptor type 2 member 40-like: MDIKSIRNDKRLNPPHLIHLLRGLVNILLQSSLTVQGSLYVICVPVLFIREVYIPLFIINLTMTYCSFWLTAWLCAYYCTTITNFRYGLCVWLQRIRSSSLLLLLLLTAGGTFLIGLLFIWNVTLENEIKGSENSTLGTSFISETFNVNPLYSLIATCLGCCLPFILILYSIILTVSSLMRHVCNMKQSDSGFTCPKLQAHLNAIRTVTLILIVFVTFCIAEIVLSTATFSTIPDGKILISWSIVMSYPAAESIIAIQASSKLRKMIVEKVSAVCWRNTKAGIREVYICEQCASLSALR, translated from the coding sequence ATGGACATTAAAAGCATTAGAAATGACAAAAGGCTGAACCCACCTCATCTGATCCATCTTCTGCGAGGACTGGTGAACATTCTCCTACAGAGCAGTCTTACAGTACAGGGATCACTCTATGTCATTTGTGTTCCTGTGCTGTTTATTAGGGAAGTGTATATTCCATTGTTCATAATTAACCTTACAATGACTTACTGCAGCTTCTGGCTGACCGCCTGGCTCTGTGCCTACTACTGCACCACCATCACCAACTTCAGATATGGGCTCTGTGTTTGGTTACAGAGGATCAGATCATCTTCCCTTCTGCTGCTGCTTCTACTCACAGCCGGTGGGACATTCCTCATAGGTCTCCTGTTTATTTGGAATGTGACATTAGAAAATGAAATTAAAGGTTCTGAGAATAGTACATTAGGAACCTCTTTTATTAGTGAGACATTTAATGTGAATCCCTTGTATTCACTAATAGCCACCTGTCTAGGCTGCTGTCTGCCCTTTATCCTCATACTCTACTCTATTATACTCACAGTTTCCTCTCTTATGAGACACGTGTGTAACATGAAGCAGAGTGACTCTGGATTTACTTGTCCTAAACTCCAAGCCCACCTCAATGCTATAAGAACAGTTACCTTGATCCTCATAGTCTTTGTAACCTTCTGCATAGCTGAGATTGTGTTGTCCACAGCTACATTCAGTACTATCCCGGATGGCAAGATTTTAATCAGCTGGTCCATAGTGATGTCCTATCCAGCCGCAGAGTCCATCATTGCTATCCAGGCCAGCTCCAAGCTCAGGAAGATGATTGTGGAGAAGGTTTCTGCTGTTTGCTGGAGAAACACGAAGGCGGGAATTAGAGAGGTGTATATATGTGAGCAATGTGCTTCTCTAT